A single window of Pontibacillus chungwhensis DNA harbors:
- a CDS encoding DUF3267 domain-containing protein has protein sequence MNLNCWKSFNITKEFGSNRIYLLSLMLGVLSFILLYVPFAMYHQSHQVHDYGLLPLAASLFLLPAIHKLMHMIPLVLLNKRVRVRWKLKKGVLPTFSYRSCSTLSKTTSIMVALAPTVLLSVPGLITSFVFPNYFAYIILFTAVNIGLSFTDFLCVNQFMRAPKQCIIENVRDGYDILIDKYKK, from the coding sequence ATGAATCTTAACTGCTGGAAATCCTTTAACATCACGAAAGAATTTGGCTCAAACCGAATTTATTTATTGAGCTTAATGCTTGGTGTTCTTTCTTTTATTTTACTGTATGTACCGTTTGCGATGTACCATCAAAGTCATCAAGTGCATGACTACGGTTTGCTTCCGCTAGCAGCTTCTCTGTTTTTGTTGCCAGCGATTCACAAACTAATGCACATGATTCCATTGGTTCTTCTAAACAAACGCGTTCGTGTTCGCTGGAAATTAAAAAAAGGCGTTCTACCAACGTTTTCTTATAGAAGCTGCTCAACGTTATCTAAAACAACATCGATCATGGTGGCTCTTGCACCTACTGTTCTGTTATCTGTACCTGGTTTGATTACAAGCTTTGTATTCCCAAATTACTTCGCTTATATCATCCTGTTTACAGCCGTAAATATCGGACTTTCGTTCACAGACTTCTTGTGCGTTAATCAATTCATGCGCGCACCAAAACAATGCATTATTGAAAATGTAAGAGATGGGTATGATATCTTAATTGACAAATACAAAAAGTAA
- a CDS encoding DUF1878 family protein: MYETDVNTKKIAFHVQLLANSEQMKDYPFTKMLIERGVTEEEWQEVMALLATLDARFHEEAEEGLLDFTPLLIHFAGMLNMKLHPDEAILAIKKEGYYSELMIAFEHVRRGTSLR, from the coding sequence ATGTATGAAACGGATGTGAACACAAAAAAAATAGCCTTTCATGTGCAGCTGTTAGCGAACAGTGAGCAAATGAAAGACTACCCTTTTACAAAGATGTTGATTGAACGAGGGGTAACAGAAGAGGAATGGCAGGAGGTTATGGCGTTATTAGCAACCTTAGATGCTCGTTTTCATGAAGAAGCTGAAGAAGGTTTGCTCGATTTTACGCCCCTCCTGATCCATTTTGCTGGGATGCTGAACATGAAGTTGCATCCAGATGAGGCCATTTTGGCCATAAAAAAAGAAGGATATTATTCCGAACTTATGATTGCATTTGAACATGTACGCAGGGGAACTAGTCTTCGTTAG
- a CDS encoding HTH-type transcriptional regulator Hpr yields MRDDTTIQDAILFSHKMAQLSKALWKMIEKDWQQWIKPFHLNINEHHILWIAYHLRGASVSEISKFGVMHVSTAFNFSKKLEERGLLSFSKRENDKRNTYIQLTEEGESLLLETMQSYDPENNAVIRGSMPLKDIYGKYPEFIELIALIREIYGDEYMEILDRSMENIESEFNQGEQSTSDLTTEDNVDSSNED; encoded by the coding sequence ATGAGAGATGATACTACAATCCAAGATGCTATACTTTTTAGTCACAAAATGGCGCAACTAAGCAAGGCCTTATGGAAAATGATTGAAAAGGATTGGCAACAATGGATTAAACCATTTCATTTAAACATAAATGAACACCATATTCTGTGGATTGCTTATCATTTGAGGGGAGCCAGCGTGTCTGAAATCTCTAAGTTCGGGGTCATGCACGTCTCTACCGCCTTCAACTTTTCCAAAAAGCTTGAAGAACGTGGCCTACTCTCATTTTCCAAGCGTGAAAATGATAAGCGTAATACGTACATTCAGCTGACTGAAGAAGGAGAGTCGCTTCTCCTTGAAACCATGCAATCCTACGACCCAGAAAACAATGCCGTCATCCGCGGCAGTATGCCCTTAAAAGACATTTATGGGAAATACCCTGAATTTATAGAACTTATTGCCCTAATTCGGGAAATATACGGAGATGAATACATGGAAATCCTCGATCGTTCCATGGAAAATATAGAGTCCGAATTTAACCAAGGGGAACAATCAACTAGCGATCTTACTACTGAAGATAACGTTGATTCTTCTAACGAAGACTAG
- a CDS encoding GbsR/MarR family transcriptional regulator, with protein MSETENNSIMSEVQYHAITEFSKTIEMFSLTPSEALLFSTLYIEGEPMTLDEMSEALAKSKTSMSTGIRSLLDLNLVERVWKKGVRKDLYAANSDLFNKFMSSYIHKWLDAANRQKHSLEETKLLLDKEEMESNEANRFEEKLNEMIEFHCLISKAFSEIDPSTSDQ; from the coding sequence ATGTCTGAAACTGAGAACAACAGTATAATGAGTGAAGTTCAGTATCATGCAATAACAGAATTCTCTAAAACCATTGAGATGTTTAGTCTTACACCTTCAGAAGCGTTACTGTTTAGTACCCTTTATATAGAAGGAGAACCGATGACTCTTGATGAAATGAGTGAAGCACTGGCAAAAAGCAAAACGTCGATGAGCACAGGTATCAGAAGTTTACTTGACCTCAACTTGGTTGAACGAGTTTGGAAGAAAGGCGTTCGTAAAGACCTCTATGCCGCAAACTCCGACTTGTTCAACAAATTTATGTCCTCATACATCCACAAATGGCTTGACGCTGCCAATCGCCAAAAACATTCATTAGAAGAAACAAAATTGCTCTTAGATAAAGAAGAGATGGAAAGCAATGAAGCGAATCGTTTTGAAGAAAAGTTAAACGAAATGATTGAATTTCATTGCTTGATTTCGAAAGCCTTTTCAGAAATTGATCCATCTACTTCTGATCAATAA
- a CDS encoding quaternary amine ABC transporter ATP-binding protein, producing the protein MPIIKVENLSKIFGKNPSQAQKLLDEGLKKEEILKKTGNTVGVNRASFEVEEGEIFVIMGLSGSGKSTLVRLINRLIEPTEGSVYINDENLAAMDSKNLRRVRREKMSMVFQRFALFPYRTVLQNTEFGLEVQGIDKSDRSKKAKESLELVGLGSFINQFPGQLSGGMQQRVGLARALANDPEVLLMDEAFSALDPLIRKEMQDELLDLQERMQKTILFITHDLDEALRIGDRIALMKDGSIVQIGTPEDILVNPANDYVEKFVEDVDRSKVLTAQHIMKRPETVNIEKHGPRVALERMREEGLSSIYVTDRSRNLKGYVTADNARQAIDENVKDLAHVIETNVPTCDLDTSMNDIFDIIHNSPVPIAVVEDGKLRGIIVRGAVIGALAGSEVSINE; encoded by the coding sequence GTGCCGATCATCAAAGTAGAAAACTTGTCAAAGATTTTCGGTAAGAATCCATCTCAAGCACAGAAGCTGCTTGACGAAGGACTAAAGAAAGAAGAAATTTTAAAGAAAACTGGAAATACAGTCGGTGTAAACCGTGCTTCCTTCGAAGTTGAAGAAGGCGAAATATTCGTTATTATGGGACTTTCCGGAAGTGGTAAGTCTACACTAGTTCGATTAATCAACCGTTTAATTGAGCCGACTGAAGGTAGTGTATATATTAACGATGAGAACTTAGCTGCAATGGATAGCAAGAACTTGCGTCGCGTTCGTCGTGAAAAGATGAGTATGGTATTCCAGCGCTTTGCTTTGTTCCCATACCGTACTGTTTTACAAAATACGGAGTTCGGTTTAGAAGTACAGGGCATTGATAAATCTGACCGTTCTAAGAAAGCGAAAGAGTCTTTAGAACTTGTAGGACTTGGAAGTTTCATTAATCAATTCCCAGGTCAGTTATCTGGTGGTATGCAACAGCGTGTTGGGTTAGCACGAGCGCTTGCGAACGATCCTGAAGTATTATTAATGGACGAAGCGTTCTCAGCTCTTGACCCACTAATTCGTAAAGAAATGCAGGATGAACTTCTGGATCTGCAAGAGCGCATGCAGAAAACAATCCTTTTCATTACGCACGACTTAGATGAAGCACTTCGCATTGGTGATCGTATTGCGTTAATGAAAGATGGGTCCATTGTTCAAATCGGTACCCCGGAAGATATTCTAGTAAACCCTGCAAATGATTATGTAGAGAAATTCGTTGAAGATGTAGACCGTTCGAAGGTTCTGACAGCCCAACATATTATGAAGCGACCTGAAACGGTTAACATCGAGAAGCATGGTCCACGTGTAGCGCTTGAACGTATGCGTGAAGAAGGTCTTTCTAGTATTTACGTAACAGACCGATCTCGTAATCTAAAAGGCTATGTAACAGCTGATAATGCAAGACAAGCGATCGATGAGAATGTGAAAGACTTAGCACACGTTATCGAAACAAATGTCCCAACATGTGATCTTGATACATCAATGAATGACATTTTCGATATCATTCATAATTCACCAGTACCGATTGCTGTCGTAGAAGACGGAAAACTACGCGGAATTATTGTTCGCGGAGCCGTTATTGGAGCGCTAGCAGGAAGTGAGGTGTCCATCAATGAGTAA
- a CDS encoding ABC transporter permease: MSNTLLPMIPVKTWVDNSVEWITDTFEFVFDPVKNNLDSFIEFLSETLQMINPWVFIAVIAIVAFFVTGKRIGLAAFSIVGLWFILNQEMWEQLMDTFSLVITASLISVIVGVPFGIWMAKSNIVQAILTPILDFMQTMPAFVYLIPAVAFFGIGMVPGVFASVIFAVPPTVRFTNLGIRQVSTELIEAADAFGTTGLQKLFKVQLPMAKKTIMAGINQTVMLALSMVVIASMIGAEGLGKEVITALQRNDVGLGFVAGVSIVILAIVIDRFTQSLNSQKGE, encoded by the coding sequence ATGAGTAATACTCTATTACCAATGATTCCAGTAAAAACATGGGTTGATAACTCTGTTGAGTGGATTACAGATACATTTGAGTTTGTATTTGATCCTGTAAAAAATAATTTAGATTCCTTTATCGAGTTCTTAAGTGAAACGCTTCAAATGATTAACCCTTGGGTGTTTATCGCAGTGATTGCGATTGTTGCATTCTTTGTAACAGGAAAGCGAATTGGTTTGGCTGCATTCTCGATTGTAGGCTTATGGTTTATCCTCAACCAAGAGATGTGGGAGCAGTTAATGGATACGTTCTCCCTCGTTATAACAGCCAGTCTGATCTCGGTTATTGTTGGTGTTCCATTTGGAATTTGGATGGCTAAAAGCAATATTGTTCAAGCCATACTTACACCAATATTAGACTTTATGCAGACGATGCCAGCCTTTGTTTATTTAATTCCTGCCGTTGCATTCTTCGGTATTGGGATGGTTCCAGGGGTGTTCGCATCTGTTATCTTCGCGGTACCGCCAACAGTGCGTTTTACAAACTTAGGTATTCGTCAGGTATCTACTGAATTAATCGAAGCCGCCGATGCCTTTGGTACAACAGGCTTACAGAAACTATTTAAAGTACAGTTGCCAATGGCGAAGAAGACGATTATGGCTGGTATTAACCAAACCGTAATGCTAGCTCTTTCCATGGTTGTTATCGCATCCATGATCGGTGCAGAAGGTCTAGGTAAAGAAGTTATCACAGCCTTACAGCGTAACGATGTTGGTCTTGGTTTCGTCGCGGGTGTATCTATTGTAATCCTTGCGATTGTCATTGACCGCTTTACACAAAGCTTGAATTCGCAAAAAGGTGAATAA
- a CDS encoding glycine betaine ABC transporter substrate-binding protein: MFNLNWKRLGIAAGLSLSLVAAGCGSDDSSEEENTSGGDGENTEQTANYSEEMDYTITGVDAGAGVVGKAEESIKEYGLDGWEVKTSSGGAMTQALGDAIEDEEPIVVTGWTPHWKFAEYDLHYLEDPKGVFGGEEQIKTMAKQGLKDEKPNLHKILDQFNWTTSDMESVMLEIRNGTPEEEAAQNWIDENQDKVDEWTKGAEEVDGTEAKLAYVAWDSEIASTNVIGEVLRQQGFEVELSQLDNGVMWKAVAEGEADGMVAAWLPGTHGDLYESYQDQLEDLGANLEGAKIGLVVPDYMDVKSIEDLEAAE; encoded by the coding sequence ATGTTTAATCTTAATTGGAAACGTTTAGGTATTGCAGCGGGACTATCATTGTCTCTAGTAGCAGCAGGTTGTGGATCAGATGATAGTTCTGAAGAGGAAAACACTTCAGGCGGAGACGGTGAAAACACTGAGCAAACTGCCAATTATAGTGAAGAAATGGATTATACCATCACAGGCGTAGATGCGGGTGCTGGTGTTGTAGGTAAAGCAGAAGAATCCATTAAAGAATATGGCCTAGATGGCTGGGAAGTTAAAACGTCTTCAGGCGGTGCAATGACTCAGGCGCTTGGTGATGCGATTGAAGATGAAGAGCCAATCGTTGTAACAGGTTGGACGCCACACTGGAAATTCGCTGAATATGACTTACACTACCTTGAAGATCCAAAAGGTGTATTTGGTGGAGAAGAGCAAATTAAAACAATGGCTAAACAAGGTCTTAAAGACGAAAAGCCAAACCTTCACAAGATCTTAGACCAGTTCAACTGGACAACAAGTGACATGGAATCTGTTATGCTTGAAATCCGTAATGGTACTCCAGAAGAAGAAGCAGCGCAAAACTGGATTGATGAAAACCAAGATAAAGTAGATGAGTGGACAAAAGGTGCTGAAGAAGTAGACGGTACTGAAGCTAAGCTTGCTTATGTAGCTTGGGACTCTGAAATTGCTTCTACAAACGTAATCGGTGAAGTTCTTCGTCAGCAAGGTTTCGAAGTAGAACTTAGCCAATTAGACAACGGTGTTATGTGGAAAGCGGTAGCAGAAGGCGAAGCTGATGGAATGGTAGCAGCATGGTTACCAGGTACACACGGAGACCTTTATGAGTCTTATCAAGATCAACTTGAAGACCTTGGAGCGAACCTTGAAGGTGCTAAGATTGGTTTAGTTGTTCCTGACTACATGGATGTTAAATCAATCGAAGATCTTGAAGCAGCAGAATAA
- a CDS encoding glycine betaine ABC transporter substrate-binding protein: MNWKKLGLTAGLSLSLALTACGSTEDDSSNGGDSGDSKESVGEQLDYTLTGIESGAGIMVATDKALEEYDNLEGWEVSSSSSAVMTEQLGNAIENKEPIIVTGWTPHWKFAEYDLKYLEDPKEAYGSTEHINTIVRKGFEEDMPKAAKILDNFKWTPDDMQSVMLELQEGTDPVKAAKNWIENNGDKVDEWTKGIEDGSGTVKLAYVPWQSEISSTHVISEVLKQKGFETDLTQAGIGPMFQAIADGDSDAMTSAWLPRTHGDHYEKFKDEFVDLGENLDGAKIGLVVPKYMDIDSIEDLQPKE; encoded by the coding sequence ATGAACTGGAAAAAGCTCGGACTAACGGCTGGTTTATCGTTATCACTAGCCCTAACAGCCTGTGGATCAACAGAAGATGATTCATCAAATGGCGGTGATTCTGGCGATAGCAAAGAATCCGTTGGCGAACAACTTGACTACACATTAACAGGTATAGAATCTGGTGCTGGTATTATGGTGGCAACAGATAAAGCCTTAGAAGAATATGATAATTTGGAAGGCTGGGAGGTTTCTTCAAGTTCCTCTGCTGTTATGACAGAACAACTGGGGAATGCCATTGAAAACAAAGAGCCTATAATTGTAACGGGCTGGACCCCGCACTGGAAATTCGCTGAATATGATTTAAAGTACTTAGAAGATCCGAAAGAAGCTTATGGTAGTACAGAGCATATTAACACCATTGTTCGTAAAGGTTTCGAGGAAGATATGCCTAAAGCGGCAAAAATTCTTGATAATTTCAAATGGACGCCTGATGATATGCAAAGTGTCATGCTTGAGCTTCAGGAGGGCACTGACCCTGTAAAAGCAGCGAAGAACTGGATTGAGAATAATGGGGATAAAGTGGACGAGTGGACAAAAGGAATTGAAGATGGAAGCGGAACCGTTAAATTAGCATACGTACCGTGGCAATCTGAAATTAGCTCCACGCACGTGATTTCTGAAGTGTTAAAACAAAAAGGATTTGAAACAGACTTAACTCAAGCTGGTATTGGTCCAATGTTCCAGGCTATTGCAGATGGTGATTCTGATGCGATGACGTCTGCATGGTTACCGCGTACACACGGAGATCACTATGAGAAGTTTAAAGATGAATTTGTGGATCTGGGTGAAAACCTTGATGGCGCAAAGATCGGATTAGTTGTACCAAAGTATATGGATATTGATTCAATTGAAGATCTACAGCCAAAAGAATAA
- a CDS encoding YtxH domain-containing protein — protein MGKGKSLLLGFVVGGVVSASATLLSTPSAGTKMRQQVRDSSDQLKTTLANLQGEGKQLTEQIAKTSKEGASLLRDLSTEVKQSIESWRQTIEPHQKNIQKHLQEIEESLKELEEKAKQQ, from the coding sequence ATGGGAAAAGGGAAATCATTACTACTCGGATTCGTCGTAGGAGGAGTCGTGAGTGCATCAGCTACACTTTTGTCCACTCCTTCAGCTGGTACTAAGATGCGCCAACAAGTTAGAGATTCTAGTGACCAACTCAAAACTACGCTTGCTAATCTGCAGGGCGAAGGAAAACAATTAACAGAACAAATTGCTAAAACATCTAAAGAAGGTGCTTCGTTATTACGGGACCTTTCAACGGAAGTGAAACAATCAATCGAGAGTTGGAGACAAACGATTGAACCCCACCAGAAAAACATTCAAAAACATTTACAAGAAATTGAAGAAAGCTTGAAAGAGCTTGAAGAAAAAGCAAAACAACAATAA
- a CDS encoding tryptophan transporter, with amino-acid sequence MKSRLDTRVLVLLSLIVGIGAVLHIFAPPIVNGMKPDMLLIMMFLGIILFPKFQYVMLLSLVTGAIAALTTGLPGGQIANLIDKPLTALVAFGIVIAAGKFTNKKVLAAGVTLIGTLISGGIFLFVAVNIIGLVEGSFMIMYATIVLPTAAFNTVAMTVIYPIVEKISKRSRIATA; translated from the coding sequence GTGAAGAGTCGTCTAGACACGCGTGTGTTAGTATTGTTGTCGTTAATTGTTGGGATTGGTGCTGTATTGCATATTTTCGCTCCGCCTATTGTGAATGGGATGAAGCCTGATATGCTCTTGATCATGATGTTCCTCGGAATCATTCTATTTCCTAAGTTCCAATATGTCATGTTATTATCCCTTGTTACAGGAGCGATTGCTGCTTTAACAACCGGATTACCTGGAGGTCAGATTGCCAACTTAATCGATAAGCCGTTAACAGCGCTTGTCGCTTTCGGAATCGTGATCGCTGCAGGTAAATTTACGAATAAAAAAGTCCTGGCAGCAGGTGTTACCCTTATCGGTACACTGATTAGCGGAGGAATCTTCCTATTCGTAGCTGTTAACATTATTGGACTTGTAGAAGGAAGCTTTATGATCATGTACGCCACAATCGTCCTTCCGACAGCTGCTTTCAACACTGTAGCCATGACGGTTATTTACCCGATCGTTGAGAAAATCTCAAAACGATCCCGCATCGCAACTGCATAA
- a CDS encoding HIT family protein, with amino-acid sequence MSQDCIFCKIRDGEIPSAKVYEDEDVYAFLDISQVTKGHTLVIPKEHVKNVYETSSDVAEKLFSRVPKIANAIKATYEPVGLNVLNNNEEAAGQSVFHLHIHLIPRYGKNDGFGAKWEEHSNEYSTEQLQSIAGEIAANIG; translated from the coding sequence ATGAGTCAAGATTGTATCTTTTGCAAAATTCGCGATGGAGAAATTCCTTCTGCGAAGGTGTATGAGGATGAAGATGTGTATGCATTTCTAGACATTAGCCAGGTCACAAAAGGCCATACGCTTGTGATTCCGAAAGAACATGTAAAGAACGTATACGAAACGTCCTCTGACGTTGCCGAGAAACTTTTCTCACGCGTGCCGAAAATCGCTAATGCGATTAAAGCGACGTATGAGCCGGTTGGATTGAATGTCCTTAATAACAATGAAGAAGCAGCAGGACAGTCTGTTTTCCACTTACATATTCATCTTATTCCTCGATACGGGAAGAATGATGGATTTGGGGCAAAATGGGAAGAGCATTCAAATGAGTATTCCACAGAACAACTACAGTCCATTGCAGGTGAAATCGCCGCCAACATTGGTTAG